TCCGTCTCAGTATCCTTTCCGTCATTAAACGGATTGCAAATCCGTCACGGTTGTCTTCCTCAGGCTGAAGTTGCATAATTTCTGACCCGCTGTTCGGCTTCAAGGATGAGTAGAAATCCAGGACAGGGTTGAGATAATTTGGCTGACTTGTTTTCGTCGCCCGGTTCGTATCCTCCCAAAACCCTACTACTTCGTGTGGGACACGGACGGATTTTAATGATTCATGAAACAGGGTGATCCCAAGCTTTGTTTGATCCATTTTATCAAACATGGATCCAGAGCAATCCACCAACAGGGAGAAAACTGCGTCAATTTCAGAAGAAGGATTTTGCTTTTTATAGAACAGACGCGGATTGTCGTCAGTAAGGAATCTCAGAAGCTTTTTATTCAGCCTCCCAACATGCAGATCCGTTCTCGGTTGGATCCTTTTATGTTCCAACGTCTTTTCAATCATCTTCTGCAGCTTTTTCTGATAAGGTGCAATCATCCCTTTATATTGGGTGTACATATTCTTTTCATTTGCAGTGGGAATGGAAGGGGTAAGGAAATGAGCGACCGCAAATCGATTGTCTTTTCCATACTGCCCTTCCCCACCTGCAGGTTCATCCTTTTCCTGTTCCTGGGCTTTGACATTTTGATACTGCTCACGGTCTGATTCCTTGGCAGCGCCTTGAACCATTGCCAATGCCTGATCTCCGTCATCGCCTTCACGGACTCCTTCTCCCATGAGGTCAGATTGAGATCCCTGATCGAGATCAAATTGAAGGAAGGATTCCCCTTTTTCCTCTGATTCCCTGTGCCAGGTGCGGAATTCTTCATCAAACACTTCTTCTTCACCAGTACTCTCTTTCTCAAGAACATCCTGATTTGCAAGAGGGTCTTTCCTTTTCAGGTCTTCAAACGTATCACCAAGGGGCTCTTCTTCTTCATAAACATCTTCAGGTAAATGGAAATACTCATTGAGCATGTCTCTTCGGACGATCTCATCCACTACTTCCACGATTTCCAGACAAACCCCTACCACATCCTGGGTCGACCGGGTCTCGAAAAACCGGGTGATCTGTCGATGGATGAACGGCATCGCCAAATCAATTTCTTCGTTTATGTTTACCGGCTCCTCCAGTGGAGATTGTGCATGAAGCAATAGAAAAATTGAATTGAAGAGGGCATCTGTAAACACACTCTTGGTCAAATTCACCTTAAGCTGGGCTTCAAAGTGTTGCCGGTATAATTTCCTCCGGGTGTCAAACGGTTTCTTTGTGCCAGGACGCTTCGATTTACAGATTTCTTCCAATCGGGTTTCTTCACCGATAACAAAAAGCTGCTTTGCAAATTTCGGAACAGAGGTCCGTTTCACTCGATCGATATAATCGAGCACAGCCTCGGTCTCCGTTTCATGGTAATTCCCTATGGTTCTTAAATAAATATCACTTTTTAGACCGTGGACCTCTTCTTCTTTCCTTCTGTGATCCCAAAAATGACTCACATAGACTGCTTCCCCTTTGAAATCCAGGTAGGAGAAAGGTCCGTACTTCAACTCCATATCCCCGTTCTTTGTCAGGGTTTTCGTCAAATCGGCCATTTCCATCACTA
The nucleotide sequence above comes from Bacillus sp. KH172YL63. Encoded proteins:
- a CDS encoding vWA domain-containing protein, which encodes MHRFIQFNDETVDSFLVMEMADLTKTLTKNGDMELKYGPFSYLDFKGEAVYVSHFWDHRRKEEEVHGLKSDIYLRTIGNYHETETEAVLDYIDRVKRTSVPKFAKQLFVIGEETRLEEICKSKRPGTKKPFDTRRKLYRQHFEAQLKVNLTKSVFTDALFNSIFLLLHAQSPLEEPVNINEEIDLAMPFIHRQITRFFETRSTQDVVGVCLEIVEVVDEIVRRDMLNEYFHLPEDVYEEEEPLGDTFEDLKRKDPLANQDVLEKESTGEEEVFDEEFRTWHRESEEKGESFLQFDLDQGSQSDLMGEGVREGDDGDQALAMVQGAAKESDREQYQNVKAQEQEKDEPAGGEGQYGKDNRFAVAHFLTPSIPTANEKNMYTQYKGMIAPYQKKLQKMIEKTLEHKRIQPRTDLHVGRLNKKLLRFLTDDNPRLFYKKQNPSSEIDAVFSLLVDCSGSMFDKMDQTKLGITLFHESLKSVRVPHEVVGFWEDTNRATKTSQPNYLNPVLDFYSSLKPNSGSEIMQLQPEEDNRDGFAIRLMTERILRRNEKQKFLLVFSDGEPAAMEYEQNGIVDTHEAVLDARKQGIEVINVFLANGEIDEGQRKTIQNIYGNYSILVSDVEELPEVLFPLLRKLLYKSI